A stretch of Argiope bruennichi chromosome 10, qqArgBrue1.1, whole genome shotgun sequence DNA encodes these proteins:
- the LOC129988671 gene encoding cytochrome P450 302a1, mitochondrial-like: MIVLSGKRLSRKLCLGAWRTFVSNGEKEPYWRSKFPDRIASFDEIPTISERYDPQRLPQVAEQWFKKFGYVVKEPMPFGKYNVHLFHFDDFKIVYSNDGSFPIRQSHYAVAQYREERKHLYSGVGLGAGQGQEWRHLRSAASALNLHTSRSMAEDVVDDLISIIKNNLNDTGEIDLLPWLHRWAFESVGVVALNRRLNALSQNGNELADKMVAAAAVTDEMIALTTMEPTTMYEERFKQLVEAQDFFYSVLKKYIDGIMRDIELDPETEGVAQILLQNDSYTEKDVITLIMDMFQGSLQTVPLTALMAFYHLALNSYIQDKARDEARKRMPTKNSKYFDFKGPKDYIGSIVYETLRLNPPVLGNGRIIQRDLILGGYFVPAYTNVLLHFQVASRQKEFFEEPLKFIPEREDYQKIMSVFGGSSRMCIGKTFALRQLLLIVTKIIKNFEVSYDGGEVSMINHLHNKPEKPLILRLKPIDE, from the exons ATGATTGTTCTTAGTGGAAAGCGTCTTTCTCGGAAA ttatgtttGGGTGCGTGGAGGACTTTCGTTTCTAATGGTGAGAAGGAACCGTATTGGAGATCCAAGTTTCCAGACAGAATTGCGTCGTTTGATGAAATTCCTACAATTTCAGAac GATATGATCCCCAAAGGCTCCCACAGGTAGCCGAGCAATGGTTCAAGAAATTTGGATACGTTGTGAAAGAACCCATGCCGTTTGGCAAATACAACGTGCATCTATTCCACTTCGATGACTTCAAAATAGTCTATAGCAACGACGGCTCTTTTCCGATAAGACAAAGCCATTATGCGGTTGCGCAGTACAGAGAAGAAAGGAAACATCTTTACAGTGGCGTTGGCTTGGGAGCAGG ccAAGGTCAAGAGTGGCGTCATCTCCGTAGTGCTGCTAGTGCTCTCAATCTTCATACTTCGAGATCAATGGCTGAAGATGTTGTGGATGATCTGATCAGTATAATCAAGAATAACTTGAACGATACAGGTGAAATCGACTTGCTTCCGTGGCTGCACCGCTGGGCATTCGAAA GCGTTGGCGTTGTTGCTTTGAACAGGCGTCTGAATGCTTTATCGCAAAATGGAAACGAGCTAGCTGACAAAATGGTAGCGGCAGCAGCTGTTACGGATGAAATGATCGCTCTGACCACAATGGAACCCACAACTATGTATGAAGAACGTTTCAAGCAACTGGTAGAAGCACAAGATTTCTTTTACAG tgTGTTGAAAAAATACATTGATGGCATTATGAGAGATATCGAACTGGATCCTGAAACTGAAGGTGTGGctcaaattttgcttcaaaacgaTTCGTACACGGAAAAGGATGTTATCACATTGATAATGGATATGTTTCAAGGTTCTTTACAAACG GTGCCACTCACAGCACTAATGGCTTTCTACCACTTGGCTCTCAATAGTTATATCCAAGATAAAGCTCGAGACGAGGCGAGAAAGCGAATGCCCactaaaaattcgaaatattttgattttaaagggCCTAAGGATTATATTGGATCCATCGTTTATGAAACTCTAAG GCTTAATCCTCCCGTATTAGGCAATGGAAGAATAATCCAAAGAGATCTAATTCTTGGAGGTTATTTTGTTCCCGCATAC ACAaatgtcctccttcattttcaagtCGCCAGTCGacaaaaagaattctttgaaGAACCACTGAAATTCATTCCGGAAAGAGaagattatcaaaaaattatgtcCGTATTTGGAGGCTCTTCGAGAATGTGTATCGGCAAAACGTTTGCTCTCCGTCAGCTCCTTCTGATTGTTACAAAG ATAATTAAAAACTTCGAAGTTTCTTACGATGGAGGTGAAGTCAGCATGATCAACCACCTGCATAACAAGCCAGAGAAACCTCTGATTC